The Edaphobacter sp. 12200R-103 genome contains a region encoding:
- a CDS encoding TonB-dependent siderophore receptor → MKKHVRKKHLRRSFAGSKNWLAVGTLAATVMGAGRQAQAAVPSSASGAAAVPTAGLPVKRINIAAGALDAAIATYEQQTGVHVRINLPQGTVEGFQTKGVSGLFAEDEALQLLLAGTGLSFRMDGASTAVVELRANDSVDVSTSANSVSLSQFTEPLSDIPQTVNVVPQFVMQEQAVTTMRDTLRNVPGISIAAGEGGAQGDNLTIRGFSARNDIFLDGIRDFGSYYRDSFNYDAVEVLQGPASVEFGRGSTGGVVNQEQKQPMLQEAISGSLQLGTNLMRRVTADINEPLTALGPGTAFRLNVAGTQSNVAERDITEVRRFGIAPSIAFGQNSPTRFLLSYLHESENSIPDYGLPYFLYKLPKVNRTNYYGFAEDNFLRTNPDIVTGRVEHDFSVPVTVRSTMRWANYPRDVRITEPQIASKAVFSAIGGEQMAACAPPACFPINYDPNLVRVTRNQIAAKSVEDMIWNQTSLVGRLKLAHVENNFVVMLEGGRERSSPLRTSYTVPTASLLNPNPYEPFDPSSISIRSNTHVSSTSYGLNLLDTLKLTQWLQISGGIRFDYFNADALTDAVGSTPATHVSRLDKQPTYRAAVVVKPRRNGSIYFDYGTSFNPSAESLSLSGNNAALPPELNSTTEIGTKWDFLHDRLNLSGSYFATEKQNARETDPNDTANTILVGTQLVRGVQVAAIGHMPRHFDIIAGYAFLNGRVEKSILNASPWSSLYVPGDPVYGQAPYFISPKGFPFANVPKNSGNLWVTHDLWWRFMGGFGGNYVSARRASSTTMVAAYDSATPVPVTDVPLTFKAIPGYWTFNAMLRRPISDHLDFQANIINLTNKFYIDQPHPNHLVPGEGINAQMGFNVKF, encoded by the coding sequence ATGAAGAAGCACGTAAGAAAAAAGCATCTGCGCCGCAGTTTTGCGGGATCGAAGAACTGGCTGGCGGTGGGGACGCTGGCTGCGACGGTGATGGGGGCGGGCCGTCAGGCGCAGGCAGCGGTTCCTTCGAGCGCCTCGGGGGCAGCAGCGGTTCCTACGGCCGGACTTCCGGTGAAGAGAATCAACATCGCCGCTGGCGCGCTGGATGCCGCAATCGCCACTTACGAACAACAGACGGGCGTGCATGTCCGCATTAATCTTCCACAGGGGACCGTGGAGGGTTTTCAGACCAAAGGCGTCTCCGGACTGTTTGCTGAAGATGAGGCGCTGCAACTGCTTTTAGCCGGAACCGGCCTGAGCTTCCGGATGGATGGTGCTTCGACCGCCGTGGTGGAACTGCGGGCGAATGACTCGGTGGATGTCTCGACCTCTGCGAACTCCGTTTCGCTCTCCCAGTTCACCGAGCCTCTGAGCGATATTCCGCAGACGGTCAATGTAGTTCCGCAGTTTGTCATGCAGGAGCAGGCGGTGACGACTATGCGTGACACGCTGCGCAATGTTCCCGGCATCAGCATTGCTGCCGGTGAGGGTGGAGCGCAGGGGGACAATCTGACGATTCGCGGATTTTCCGCGCGTAACGATATCTTCCTCGACGGCATCCGCGACTTTGGTTCGTACTATCGCGATTCGTTCAACTACGACGCCGTCGAAGTGCTGCAGGGCCCCGCGAGCGTGGAGTTCGGCCGCGGCTCAACCGGCGGCGTGGTCAACCAGGAGCAGAAGCAGCCCATGCTGCAGGAGGCGATCAGCGGATCGCTGCAACTGGGGACGAACCTGATGCGTCGCGTTACCGCAGATATTAATGAGCCGCTGACAGCCCTCGGGCCTGGAACCGCCTTCCGGCTGAACGTGGCGGGAACGCAGTCCAACGTGGCGGAGCGCGACATCACCGAGGTGCGGCGATTCGGTATCGCGCCGTCCATTGCGTTCGGACAGAACTCCCCGACCCGCTTCCTGCTCAGCTACCTGCACGAGAGCGAGAACAGCATCCCTGACTATGGCCTGCCATACTTCCTGTACAAACTTCCGAAGGTCAACCGGACCAACTATTACGGTTTCGCAGAAGACAACTTCCTGCGCACCAATCCGGATATTGTGACGGGGCGCGTCGAGCATGACTTCTCTGTGCCCGTCACCGTGCGATCGACGATGCGGTGGGCAAACTATCCGCGCGATGTACGCATTACTGAGCCGCAGATTGCCAGCAAGGCGGTCTTCTCGGCGATCGGAGGCGAGCAGATGGCGGCCTGTGCCCCTCCCGCCTGCTTCCCGATCAACTACGATCCGAATCTGGTGAGGGTGACCCGCAACCAGATTGCGGCCAAGAGTGTGGAAGACATGATCTGGAATCAGACGAGCCTTGTAGGTCGTCTGAAGCTGGCGCATGTGGAGAATAACTTTGTTGTCATGCTGGAGGGGGGACGCGAACGGTCGAGTCCGCTGCGAACTTCCTATACGGTGCCAACGGCTTCGCTGCTCAACCCGAACCCATATGAGCCATTCGATCCGTCATCGATCAGTATTCGATCGAACACTCATGTTTCATCGACGTCCTATGGTCTGAATCTTCTGGATACGTTGAAGCTGACGCAGTGGCTGCAGATCTCCGGCGGTATTCGCTTCGATTACTTCAATGCAGACGCCCTCACGGATGCTGTTGGATCGACCCCGGCAACGCATGTGAGCAGGCTGGATAAGCAGCCCACGTATCGGGCCGCGGTAGTGGTAAAGCCCAGGCGCAACGGAAGCATTTACTTCGATTACGGAACGTCGTTCAACCCGTCGGCGGAGTCGTTGTCACTGAGCGGGAACAACGCCGCGCTTCCGCCCGAGCTGAACTCGACGACCGAGATCGGAACGAAGTGGGACTTCCTGCACGATCGTCTGAACCTGAGTGGAAGCTACTTTGCGACGGAGAAGCAAAACGCGCGCGAAACCGATCCGAACGATACGGCGAACACGATCCTGGTCGGTACGCAGCTGGTACGCGGTGTGCAGGTAGCGGCGATCGGACATATGCCGCGACACTTCGACATCATCGCGGGCTATGCCTTTCTGAACGGGCGCGTGGAAAAGAGCATCCTGAACGCATCTCCGTGGTCGTCGTTGTATGTTCCGGGCGACCCGGTCTACGGCCAGGCTCCGTACTTCATCTCTCCGAAGGGATTTCCCTTTGCCAATGTCCCCAAGAACAGCGGCAACCTGTGGGTGACACATGATCTTTGGTGGCGCTTCATGGGAGGATTCGGAGGAAACTATGTCTCGGCCCGCCGCGCCAGCTCTACAACCATGGTCGCTGCCTATGACAGCGCAACTCCGGTTCCGGTGACAGACGTTCCGCTGACCTTCAAAGCGATTCCGGGTTACTGGACCTTCAACGCGATGTTGCGCCGGCCTATCTCGGACCATCTGGATTTCCAGGCGAACATCATCAACCTGACCAACAAGTTCTACATCGATCAACCTCATCCCAACCATCTGGTTCCTGGCGAGGGTATCAATGCTCAGATGGGCTTCAATGTGAAGTTCTAA
- a CDS encoding YceH family protein: MLLDPAQLRVLGSLIEKEITTPDLYPLSLNALVNACNQRSSRDPVLELTEGEVREALHTLEEHNLVTMLQDARVPKFEHRARTVLNLRRDETAVICLLMLRGPQTPGELRARSERLYAFDEIASVQSTLERLASRPPREDGGPDATSTGPLVALLPRPPGARESRYMHLLGGASQETGSAAALPAENAAQSDRVARLEAELAIMAEALTALDARIRDLETNR, encoded by the coding sequence ATGCTGCTCGATCCGGCTCAGCTCCGCGTGCTTGGTTCCCTGATTGAAAAAGAGATCACCACGCCGGATCTCTATCCTCTATCCCTGAATGCGCTGGTTAATGCGTGCAACCAGCGATCGAGCCGCGACCCGGTGCTGGAGCTTACCGAGGGCGAGGTTCGCGAGGCGCTTCACACCCTTGAGGAGCACAACCTGGTAACGATGCTGCAGGATGCTCGTGTCCCCAAGTTCGAGCATCGCGCCCGCACCGTTCTCAATCTGCGCCGCGATGAGACCGCCGTCATATGCCTGCTGATGCTGCGCGGTCCGCAGACACCCGGCGAGCTGCGTGCTCGCTCCGAACGACTCTATGCCTTCGATGAGATCGCCTCGGTGCAGTCAACGCTGGAGCGGCTGGCATCTCGCCCGCCCCGGGAAGACGGAGGGCCAGACGCGACTTCGACAGGCCCGCTGGTGGCGCTTCTGCCGCGACCGCCGGGCGCAAGGGAGTCACGTTATATGCATCTGCTTGGCGGGGCTTCGCAGGAGACAGGATCAGCGGCCGCGCTGCCGGCAGAAAACGCCGCACAGTCCGACCGCGTCGCCCGGCTTGAAGCCGAACTTGCCATCATGGCGGAAGCCCTTACAGCTCTCGATGCTCGCATCCGCGATCTGGAGACGAATCGGTAA
- a CDS encoding PAS domain-containing protein codes for MSNDSILAGLAPERRALVRRQVDVENEQFAQLIFQIPDGVACINHNWQITFANSEAMRMGRIEPHHIHDGTIWKLYPQILGTRLEEEYRRVMAMGVASHLEHFSVRLDIWLDITILPTQAGIAIVFRDITDRKGAELLRDSASRQLLRVLEATSDAVITLNREGNFTFLNRRAHELLAPGGDLLGKNIWREFPFVKQGQYEHYFTLAMRDSIPGEFEEFYPEPLNLWLSIQIKPSDNGVIIFFRDITARRKSESVLIQQRDLLAVVQQTAHVATWDVDLSTGKIQYGIGSYPVFGHPFEELADLRSFRAHIPAEYLPLVDDMLRQSRKTGETVAADFPIHAQDGSLRWIECRCQAVTAEGETPRLRGLCIDITERKISSQILQQRQEQTERQRAELETIYKTAPIGLALFDPVEFRYLRVNDRQAETLGLPVDKILGRRITELAPLEGLEDLFHQVAAGKTIRNHVFEGELLTRPGEHRFWNVNYSPVFGGNGKVHAIAAVVQEITNQRRAEQALIQSEKLAAVGRLASSISHEINNPLEAITNLLYLMHVSEDLPPHVREYVSTAQSELSRVCQIATQTLRFHRQAVSATHVTAQELAEAVLNLYHGRLLNSRITVETDFRTSRPVLCFENDIRQVLNNLIANAIDAMRQGGRLLVRAHDATEYSSNGIERKGLRITIADTGHGMSAGVRARIFEPFYTTKELNGTGLGLWISSGIVDRHNGRILLRSSDHPSHRGTIFCLFLPYSESPQLPLDQPFEP; via the coding sequence ATGTCAAATGACTCCATCCTTGCCGGACTCGCCCCAGAGAGGCGCGCTCTTGTCCGCAGACAGGTCGATGTGGAGAACGAGCAGTTCGCTCAACTGATCTTTCAGATTCCAGATGGGGTCGCCTGCATCAACCACAACTGGCAGATTACCTTTGCCAACAGTGAAGCGATGAGGATGGGAAGGATCGAGCCTCATCACATTCACGACGGGACAATCTGGAAGCTATATCCCCAGATCCTGGGGACCCGGCTGGAAGAAGAATACCGCCGGGTGATGGCCATGGGAGTTGCTTCCCACCTGGAACACTTCAGTGTGCGTCTCGACATCTGGCTCGATATCACGATCCTGCCTACGCAGGCGGGAATTGCGATTGTATTTCGCGATATTACAGACCGGAAAGGGGCGGAGCTTCTTCGCGATTCGGCATCGCGCCAGCTGTTGCGCGTACTGGAGGCCACCAGCGACGCAGTCATCACTCTCAACCGCGAGGGAAACTTTACCTTCCTGAATCGGCGCGCTCACGAGCTGCTGGCGCCCGGGGGCGATCTGCTGGGCAAAAATATCTGGCGGGAGTTTCCCTTCGTCAAGCAGGGGCAGTACGAGCATTACTTCACGCTCGCGATGCGGGACAGCATTCCGGGTGAGTTCGAAGAGTTCTATCCCGAGCCTCTGAATCTCTGGCTCTCGATCCAGATCAAGCCGTCCGACAATGGCGTGATCATCTTCTTCCGCGATATCACAGCGCGCCGGAAGTCGGAGTCCGTTCTTATCCAGCAGCGTGACCTGCTGGCCGTCGTGCAGCAGACCGCGCATGTGGCGACCTGGGATGTCGATCTCTCGACCGGAAAGATTCAGTACGGCATCGGATCCTACCCGGTCTTTGGGCATCCGTTTGAAGAATTGGCAGACCTACGCTCATTCAGGGCACATATCCCTGCCGAGTATCTGCCCCTTGTGGATGACATGCTGCGGCAGAGCCGCAAAACAGGCGAAACCGTCGCGGCCGACTTCCCGATCCATGCCCAGGACGGATCGCTGCGATGGATCGAGTGCCGCTGCCAGGCTGTTACCGCAGAGGGCGAAACTCCTCGTCTTCGCGGCCTCTGCATCGACATCACGGAACGCAAGATCTCCTCACAGATCCTGCAACAGCGTCAGGAGCAGACCGAGCGTCAGCGCGCAGAACTGGAGACGATCTACAAGACGGCGCCCATCGGGCTAGCGCTCTTCGATCCGGTCGAGTTTCGTTATCTCCGGGTGAACGACCGGCAGGCGGAGACGCTCGGGCTTCCGGTGGACAAGATCCTTGGCCGGCGTATCACCGAGCTGGCTCCCCTGGAAGGCCTCGAAGATCTCTTCCACCAGGTGGCTGCCGGCAAGACGATCCGGAATCACGTATTTGAAGGAGAGCTGCTGACGCGTCCCGGCGAGCACCGCTTCTGGAATGTGAATTACTCGCCTGTCTTCGGAGGCAATGGGAAAGTTCACGCGATTGCTGCCGTCGTCCAGGAGATCACAAATCAGAGAAGGGCGGAGCAGGCTCTCATTCAAAGTGAAAAGCTGGCCGCCGTCGGCCGGCTGGCCAGCTCCATCTCGCACGAGATCAACAATCCACTGGAGGCCATCACCAACCTTCTCTACCTGATGCATGTCTCCGAAGATCTTCCTCCGCACGTAAGGGAGTACGTGAGCACCGCCCAGAGCGAGCTCTCCCGCGTCTGCCAGATCGCAACCCAGACGCTTCGCTTTCACCGGCAGGCAGTCAGCGCGACGCACGTGACGGCACAGGAGTTGGCCGAGGCCGTTCTGAACCTCTACCACGGACGTCTGCTTAACTCGCGCATCACCGTCGAGACGGATTTCCGCACATCAAGGCCTGTTCTGTGCTTTGAGAATGACATCCGCCAGGTTCTCAACAACCTGATCGCCAACGCGATCGACGCGATGCGTCAGGGAGGAAGGCTTCTGGTGCGTGCCCATGACGCGACAGAGTATTCCTCCAATGGCATCGAGCGCAAAGGGCTTCGCATCACCATCGCGGATACTGGGCACGGCATGTCGGCGGGGGTACGCGCCCGTATCTTCGAGCCCTTCTACACCACAAAAGAACTTAACGGCACAGGACTCGGCCTTTGGATCTCATCGGGGATCGTCGACCGACATAACGGCCGTATTTTGCTACGCAGCAGCGATCATCCTTCGCACCGCGGCACGATTTTCTGTCTGTTTCTGCCTTACTCGGAGAGTCCGCAGCTCCCGCTCGACCAGCCCTTCGAGCCTTAG
- a CDS encoding Fe2+-dependent dioxygenase: protein MLITIPNILSAEEVAQVRTKLDAANWVDGKVTAGYQAQRVKDNEQLAEASPLALELGEVVLKGLARSPMFMSAALPLRVFPPMFNRYRGGGRFGTHVDTAIRSVVPSGQRIRTDVSATLFLTAPEEYDGGELIVEDTYGTHSVKLPAGHMVLYPATSLHRVDPVTRGARVSSFFWIQSMIRTDADRTMLFDLDQTIQKLAVELPGSPLGVTLTGIYHNLLRRWAEM, encoded by the coding sequence ATGCTAATTACGATTCCGAACATCCTGAGTGCCGAAGAGGTAGCCCAGGTGCGCACGAAGCTGGACGCCGCCAACTGGGTGGATGGCAAGGTGACCGCGGGATATCAGGCGCAGCGCGTTAAGGACAATGAACAGCTGGCGGAGGCGTCGCCACTGGCATTGGAACTGGGAGAGGTTGTTCTGAAGGGCCTGGCGCGATCCCCTATGTTTATGTCCGCAGCCCTGCCGCTGCGCGTTTTTCCCCCGATGTTCAATCGATATCGTGGTGGAGGCCGCTTTGGCACGCACGTGGACACGGCCATTCGCTCTGTCGTGCCGTCAGGACAGAGGATTCGCACAGACGTCTCAGCGACGCTGTTCCTTACCGCGCCGGAGGAGTACGACGGCGGCGAGCTGATCGTCGAAGACACGTATGGCACGCACAGCGTCAAGCTGCCTGCAGGCCATATGGTGCTGTATCCGGCTACCAGCCTGCATCGTGTGGATCCGGTGACCAGGGGAGCGCGTGTCTCCAGCTTTTTCTGGATTCAGAGCATGATTCGCACGGATGCAGATCGCACGATGCTGTTCGACCTCGACCAGACGATTCAAAAGCTGGCAGTCGAGCTGCCGGGAAGCCCGCTCGGCGTGACCCTCACCGGGATCTATCACAACCTTCTGCGACGGTGGGCCGAGATGTAG
- a CDS encoding RidA family protein, translating into MSREYFSSNPAMPFSDAVLVDGQTLYLSGRIGLIPGTTKVPDTATEEAHLVMQEIQRVLAMAGMTMDNLVSLQIFVSDVSLFEEFNAVYRTYFKDKLPARAFLGSGTLLFGARFELQGIAVKD; encoded by the coding sequence ATGAGCCGCGAATATTTTTCCAGCAATCCTGCCATGCCGTTTTCCGATGCCGTCCTGGTGGATGGCCAGACCCTTTATCTCTCCGGACGTATCGGCCTGATCCCCGGGACCACCAAGGTGCCCGACACCGCCACCGAAGAGGCCCACCTCGTCATGCAGGAGATTCAGCGTGTTCTGGCGATGGCCGGCATGACAATGGACAACCTGGTCTCGCTGCAGATCTTTGTCAGCGATGTATCGCTCTTCGAGGAGTTCAACGCGGTGTATCGCACCTACTTCAAGGACAAGCTGCCGGCGCGCGCATTTCTCGGTTCGGGAACGCTGTTGTTCGGGGCAAGATTTGAGCTGCAGGGTATCGCGGTCAAGGATTAG
- a CDS encoding DUF882 domain-containing protein, producing MKRSIGLCLGAALAAVLLSGGTASAKDADASTNEVYRLHMFHTHTGEKLDVVYRIGDRYLPAAIEKLNHFLRDHRTQTESEYDPREFDLLHAIMEKLGRPDGEIDIVCGYRTPWSNNFLRSRSGDSGVAKNSQHVQAKAIDIRVPGVSTAKLRDTALSLHAGGVGYYPVNQFVHVDVGPVREWQYGTSRKSKMRSVAKSTRHGVRHRATAVASGE from the coding sequence ATGAAGAGATCGATCGGGCTTTGCCTCGGAGCAGCCCTCGCGGCCGTTCTTTTATCGGGCGGAACAGCCAGCGCCAAAGACGCTGATGCGAGCACGAACGAGGTGTATCGCCTGCACATGTTCCATACCCATACGGGAGAGAAGCTTGACGTGGTCTACCGGATTGGAGACCGTTACCTGCCGGCTGCGATCGAAAAGCTGAATCACTTCCTGCGCGACCACCGGACCCAGACCGAGAGCGAGTACGATCCCCGCGAGTTTGACCTGCTGCACGCGATCATGGAGAAGCTGGGGCGACCGGATGGAGAGATTGATATCGTCTGCGGATACCGCACGCCGTGGAGCAATAATTTCCTGAGGTCGCGCTCTGGAGATTCGGGTGTCGCAAAGAACAGCCAGCACGTACAGGCCAAGGCAATTGATATCCGAGTCCCCGGCGTCTCGACAGCGAAACTGAGAGATACCGCACTCAGCCTGCATGCGGGCGGCGTGGGGTATTATCCGGTGAATCAGTTTGTGCATGTGGATGTGGGGCCAGTGCGCGAGTGGCAGTATGGGACTTCGCGGAAATCCAAAATGCGCTCCGTAGCGAAGTCCACCCGGCACGGAGTGCGCCACCGCGCTACAGCTGTCGCTTCGGGCGAGTAA
- a CDS encoding TonB-dependent receptor — MKKLFGLALILLSVTALGFGQVTTVNGGSIQGTITDPSGAIVSGANITVTADDTGTTRNIITDASGVYVLGPLVPGAYTVKVEKEGFTGLSVKTVVKTGTVTNGNYQLSLGESTTTIEVDAGALQVNTEQTSVSDVISQEQIKNLPVNGRNFLDLAQVEPGVVLQSGESFDPTKAGYSAISVGGVSGRSTRILLDGQDITDETVGTTIFNVSQGAINEFQLNRSNQDVSGDVTSTGQVLVSTNSGTNTFHGQLFGQFQDHRALFARSTNGADPQFQRNQFGGSIGGPILKNKLYFFANSERIKQDSSAVSTLDPSGPFGSIYNAYPTIPTPYRETYSTARLDYDGPLHGHYFVRGNYNVNAVTSNNDGDGYWLFAARNNTYGIAGGADYQFGRFTHSFRVSYEKFHNLLSDATDGNSSIYNAIPGLGFYNSALHLFSGPNYLAPQGTFQSDKQFRYDGSWTRGQHTVRFGYSLNRILGGGFASFMGLGPRVSENASSVLANCNGDGVSLPCPDDPVHGYHPVTVYIGNGQGFFTENSGFGEIGGGVFDWRQGAYIADSWKVTPSFTLSAGVRWSADTGRANQDIPQVNCSDVDPSLNPGCSGNQSLFAQWDPSLAGRTKQNWANFGPQIGFVFSPGDHKTAIRAGFGIYYENDVFNNTTNLRNGLLKNGPFNSVPGLCSGGGTYQINMPDGSIVDSINGVSIRDICNSPMSVAGPALIQLEQQFQTATKADPTLPNTSYVGNTLAMGGSAGTIAYGAPYRTPYAEQWSFGIQRELGRGIIISADYIHNSTLKFGQVIDFNRVGAARYLDAAAAKNAIAATADSTTGCTGMTGSAAVDCVISHGGTIDDFSANGLDSGNQVSGGDPAQVSGNAAAFPGKNPLLGNGNFMMPIGRSGYDALQIVYKETKTHPAPGINSVNIQGSYSLSRIVSSYGAGSTDSSDQFFGSAASTWDNDNPTLYMGRSALDHKHQVTMAAIFNLKYGPRVALTGQFRSAAPRNLTLDNLNGGTAGIFTSDVTGDGTVGDIAPGTNPGAYMHDVKPGTLQKYINNFNQTKANTLTPAGQALVAAGLMTPQQLIALGGAIQPIANLPQQNAIANPTFRNVDASFAYPISLSKLREGMSLEPVIAFYNIFNMANFNNLPSGILENTTSAGGSVNTDTNYLTGPNTYAVVNSNRAQRGSGTFNQGAPRTTEFQLKLNF, encoded by the coding sequence ATGAAAAAACTATTTGGGCTTGCATTGATCTTGCTGTCGGTGACGGCATTGGGTTTCGGTCAGGTGACGACAGTGAACGGTGGCTCGATTCAGGGAACGATCACCGATCCGTCCGGCGCCATTGTTTCTGGCGCGAATATCACCGTGACTGCCGATGATACCGGTACGACACGCAACATCATTACGGACGCGTCCGGCGTGTACGTCCTTGGTCCTCTGGTGCCCGGCGCCTATACGGTCAAGGTAGAAAAAGAAGGCTTTACAGGTCTTTCGGTAAAGACGGTAGTCAAGACCGGTACTGTGACCAACGGCAATTATCAGCTTTCTCTCGGAGAATCGACCACAACCATTGAAGTCGATGCCGGAGCCCTGCAGGTCAACACGGAACAGACCTCGGTCAGTGACGTTATCTCCCAGGAGCAGATCAAGAACCTTCCGGTGAACGGCCGTAACTTCCTTGACCTTGCGCAGGTCGAGCCGGGAGTTGTCCTGCAGAGCGGCGAATCCTTCGATCCCACCAAGGCAGGCTACTCCGCAATCTCGGTTGGCGGCGTGTCTGGCCGCTCGACCCGAATTCTTCTCGACGGCCAGGACATTACGGATGAGACCGTCGGAACGACGATCTTCAACGTCAGCCAGGGTGCGATCAATGAGTTCCAGTTGAATCGTTCCAACCAGGACGTCTCTGGTGATGTGACTTCGACCGGCCAGGTTCTGGTTTCGACTAATTCAGGTACGAACACCTTCCACGGACAACTGTTCGGTCAGTTCCAGGATCACCGTGCCTTGTTTGCCCGCTCTACAAACGGCGCAGACCCGCAGTTTCAGCGTAATCAGTTCGGGGGATCGATTGGCGGCCCCATCCTGAAAAACAAGCTCTACTTCTTTGCCAACTCGGAGCGCATCAAGCAAGACTCATCGGCAGTCTCTACGCTCGACCCGTCAGGACCTTTTGGCAGCATCTATAACGCATATCCCACCATTCCAACTCCTTATCGCGAAACCTACTCGACGGCTCGCCTGGACTACGATGGCCCTTTGCATGGTCACTATTTCGTCCGTGGCAACTACAACGTAAATGCCGTGACCTCCAATAACGACGGCGACGGCTATTGGCTGTTCGCCGCTCGCAACAATACTTATGGAATCGCCGGTGGTGCTGACTACCAGTTTGGCCGCTTTACACATTCGTTCCGAGTCAGCTATGAGAAGTTCCACAATCTGTTGAGCGACGCAACGGATGGCAATTCTTCAATTTACAATGCAATCCCGGGACTCGGATTTTATAATTCGGCGCTGCACTTGTTCTCCGGTCCGAACTACCTTGCGCCGCAAGGCACCTTCCAGTCGGATAAGCAGTTCCGTTATGACGGGAGCTGGACCAGGGGGCAGCATACCGTTCGCTTCGGCTATAGCTTGAACCGCATCCTCGGCGGAGGCTTTGCCTCGTTCATGGGACTCGGTCCTCGCGTTTCGGAGAATGCCTCGAGCGTTCTTGCAAACTGCAACGGTGACGGCGTCTCCCTTCCTTGCCCGGACGATCCGGTTCACGGTTATCACCCCGTGACCGTTTACATCGGAAACGGTCAGGGCTTCTTCACCGAGAACTCCGGCTTTGGCGAGATCGGTGGCGGCGTGTTCGACTGGCGCCAGGGAGCCTATATCGCTGACTCCTGGAAGGTTACGCCTTCGTTCACGCTGAGCGCTGGTGTCCGGTGGAGTGCCGATACCGGCCGTGCCAATCAGGATATCCCGCAGGTTAACTGCTCGGACGTAGATCCGAGCCTGAATCCGGGCTGCTCGGGGAATCAGTCTCTGTTTGCACAGTGGGACCCCTCGCTGGCCGGCAGAACGAAGCAGAACTGGGCGAACTTTGGACCGCAGATCGGCTTCGTCTTCAGCCCCGGAGACCACAAGACGGCAATCCGTGCCGGCTTCGGTATTTACTATGAAAACGACGTCTTCAACAACACCACCAACCTGCGTAATGGCCTGTTGAAGAACGGACCGTTCAATTCGGTCCCGGGGCTCTGCTCCGGTGGAGGCACCTACCAGATCAACATGCCGGATGGTTCGATTGTCGATAGTATTAATGGCGTCTCGATCCGGGACATTTGCAACTCTCCGATGAGCGTTGCGGGGCCGGCGCTGATTCAGTTGGAGCAGCAATTTCAGACTGCAACCAAGGCAGACCCCACTTTGCCGAATACGTCATATGTCGGTAACACGTTGGCGATGGGCGGTTCGGCCGGAACGATCGCTTACGGCGCACCCTACCGGACCCCTTACGCTGAACAGTGGAGCTTCGGAATTCAGCGCGAACTTGGCCGAGGAATTATCATCAGCGCGGATTACATCCACAATTCCACGCTGAAGTTTGGGCAGGTTATCGACTTCAATCGTGTAGGAGCTGCGCGTTATCTGGATGCGGCCGCGGCGAAGAATGCGATTGCAGCAACGGCCGATTCGACTACGGGTTGCACTGGAATGACTGGCTCCGCAGCCGTTGACTGCGTCATCAGTCATGGCGGAACGATCGACGACTTCTCCGCCAACGGTCTGGATTCAGGCAACCAGGTTTCGGGAGGTGATCCGGCTCAAGTGTCGGGCAACGCCGCTGCTTTTCCAGGCAAGAATCCGCTGCTCGGCAATGGCAACTTCATGATGCCGATCGGCCGTTCGGGCTATGACGCTCTGCAGATTGTCTATAAGGAGACTAAAACTCACCCGGCGCCAGGAATTAACTCGGTGAATATCCAGGGATCCTATAGCCTGTCGCGCATTGTCTCCTCCTATGGCGCCGGAAGCACCGATAGCTCTGATCAGTTCTTTGGTTCTGCCGCCAGTACGTGGGACAACGACAATCCGACTCTCTATATGGGACGTTCCGCCCTTGATCACAAGCACCAGGTGACCATGGCGGCGATCTTCAACCTCAAATATGGGCCGAGAGTGGCTCTTACGGGGCAGTTCCGTTCGGCTGCGCCGAGGAACCTTACGCTCGATAATTTGAACGGTGGTACAGCAGGCATCTTCACGTCGGATGTGACGGGTGATGGTACCGTGGGTGACATTGCTCCCGGGACAAACCCTGGCGCGTACATGCATGATGTGAAGCCCGGCACTCTGCAGAAGTACATCAACAACTTCAATCAGACGAAGGCGAACACTCTTACCCCTGCAGGACAGGCGCTGGTTGCTGCTGGTCTGATGACCCCGCAGCAGCTCATCGCACTGGGTGGCGCCATTCAACCGATTGCAAATCTGCCTCAGCAGAACGCAATCGCCAATCCGACCTTCCGCAACGTAGATGCCAGCTTCGCGTATCCCATCTCCCTCTCAAAGCTCCGTGAAGGAATGAGCCTTGAGCCGGTGATTGCGTTCTACAACATCTTCAACATGGCGAATTTCAACAATTTGCCGAGCGGCATCCTGGAGAACACGACCAGTGCCGGCGGTTCGGTAAATACGGATACCAACTACCTTACTGGTCCTAACACCTATGCGGTCGTGAACTCCAATCGCGCCCAGCGTGGTTCGGGGACGTTCAATCAGGGCGCTCCTCGTACGACGGAGTTCCAGCTGAAGCTTAACTTCTAA